A genomic region of Longimicrobiales bacterium contains the following coding sequences:
- a CDS encoding efflux RND transporter periplasmic adaptor subunit gives MMNTNDDQRVAMWTVMGMNAEMFDMRSRAINVLVVGALLVLAGCGSAQADSADDVAASEEFVRVINVEVALIATETFVEEIRLTSVAMANQDVMLEAEETGRIVRIYVDRGDRVGAGDRIAKIDNRVLQAQVNQASSAAQLAQQTWERRKRLFEEEQVGSEIAYLEEKFGAEQAAATLQGLEERLARTVVRAPFAGILDERHVDVGTMVGPGKTVGRLVDLDPIKVFAGVPERYATDVHVGARAQLVFEAVGTEVYAAPIRYVGASIDPRSRTFPIEIEVPNQDHSIKPQMVGNMAITRQEVAEAIVVPQDALLRVEDGYVVYVAIEQGGHMVAEVRGVILGPTRRNLVVVEDGLVAGEQLVVVGQKSVANGDRVNVVANQGG, from the coding sequence ATGATGAATACCAACGACGACCAACGTGTGGCGATGTGGACTGTGATGGGGATGAACGCGGAGATGTTCGACATGAGAAGCAGAGCGATAAATGTGCTGGTGGTCGGGGCCCTCTTGGTTCTGGCGGGTTGCGGGTCAGCGCAGGCTGACTCGGCGGACGACGTTGCTGCGAGCGAGGAGTTCGTCCGAGTGATCAACGTCGAAGTCGCACTGATCGCGACCGAGACGTTCGTGGAGGAAATTCGCCTCACCTCGGTCGCGATGGCCAATCAGGACGTCATGCTTGAGGCAGAAGAGACCGGCCGTATCGTCCGCATTTATGTGGACCGAGGGGATCGCGTCGGTGCAGGGGATCGCATCGCAAAAATCGACAATCGAGTGCTCCAGGCCCAAGTAAATCAGGCCTCCTCCGCGGCGCAGCTGGCCCAGCAGACATGGGAGCGTCGAAAGCGTCTGTTCGAGGAAGAGCAAGTCGGATCTGAGATCGCCTATCTCGAAGAGAAGTTCGGGGCGGAACAGGCGGCCGCCACGCTTCAGGGGTTGGAAGAGCGGCTCGCCCGGACGGTCGTCCGAGCACCCTTTGCGGGCATCCTTGACGAGCGGCATGTCGATGTGGGCACGATGGTGGGTCCAGGGAAAACGGTGGGTCGTCTTGTGGACCTCGACCCGATCAAGGTCTTCGCTGGCGTGCCCGAGCGCTACGCGACGGACGTGCACGTGGGGGCCCGGGCTCAACTGGTCTTCGAAGCGGTGGGTACGGAGGTATATGCCGCGCCAATTCGCTATGTCGGCGCATCGATCGATCCGCGCAGCCGGACATTCCCAATCGAGATTGAGGTGCCGAACCAGGACCATTCGATCAAGCCACAGATGGTCGGCAACATGGCGATTACCCGCCAGGAGGTCGCTGAGGCCATCGTCGTACCGCAGGACGCATTATTGCGCGTCGAAGACGGATACGTGGTGTATGTCGCGATTGAGCAGGGTGGCCACATGGTCGCCGAGGTCCGCGGCGTCATCCTGGGGCCTACGCGCCGGAACCTGGTCGTGGTTGAGGACGGTCTTGTGGCTGGGGAGCAACTCGTGGTAGTCGGTCAGAAGTCGGTAGCGAACGGAGATCGCGTGAACGTCGTCGCGAACCAGGGGGGCTGA